The stretch of DNA CGTGGCACGAGGCGCAGCCGAGACTCTCCCAGGCCCGGCGTCCCTCCCGCACGCTCGTGTCGTCGGCCCGGTCCGGCGCGGCCCCGCTTCCCTCTTCGACGCGGCTGCCGGCCGGCTCCGCGCGCAGACCGGTTCCGCGCAGCGAGGGTGAAAATTCCTTGACGGCAAGAACGAGGGCCCAGCGATCCTCCGTCGCGAGCCAGTAGAACGCCGGCATGGAGGCGCCGGTGCCCGCGCCCAGGGTGATCGTCCGGAACAGGTCGGCGTCCTCGGGAGGCCGGCCGGCGGGCGTCGACTTGAAGCGGTAGCGGCCCGCCACGAAATCGCGAGGGGGGAAGGTGAAGAACCCGGCCAGCTCGCCCCGGCCATCCCCTCCCTCGCCGTGGCAGGCGAGACAGTGCCGGACATACAGCTCGGAGCCGCGACGCTTCAGCGGGCCGTCGATCGGCGGCGGCGCCGGGACATCGGGCTCGCGTCGTCTCCACTCCGCCCAGATGTCCCGGTGCGATCGGCCCAGCGCCTGCAGGTAGGCCACGAGGTTCCGCCCCTCCGGGGTCGGTACCGGCCGCCCCGACACGGGCCGGAACAGGTGCCGAGACGGCGGCATCCTCGACCCCGAGACCAGGACACCGGGGGAATAGAGATGTGCGTAGTGCCAGTCGTCGCTGCGGCGGTGACCCTCGAGACCCAGGTCGGGGCCGACGCGCGAATCGAGGAGATCGACGGCGGGCCCGGACGGCAATTCCGAATTCCCCGCCGGGCGGGGACGATCGAACAGGGTGTGGCATCGACCGCAGTTCTCGCGGCGAAAGACCTCCTCGCCCGCCCTCTCGCCGTCGGTGACGAGTGCGCCAGGCGGGCCGGCGGAGTCCTGCGACCGCTCGGTCGTCCCCGGACGCCCCCCCCCGCAAGCGGGAGAAAGCAGGACCACCACGGCGAGGGGAAGGGCGCGCCCCGTGGGAGACGTTCTATTTCTCGGCCGGCGCATGGCCGGCCGGCAGGGCCGGGATCGACGTGGCGCCGGGCGCGGGCGCCGGAGAGCTCCTGCGCGGACGCGCCTGGCTTCGCAACACGAGGGCCACGAACCACGCCACGACCAGCGCGAGCGTCCCGAGCAGGAAGAAGATGCTGTAGGCCAGCCCCCGCGCCACACCCGGCGAAGAGGCGGCGGCGCTGCCGCACATGGCGCACTGCGCGAAAGACCCGGAAGGGGAAGCGAACACGCCCCACACGACGACCGCCAGGGCAGCGGGGAGGCCCGAGAGGCGAGTGCGTCGCATCATCTATATAAGATACAGCAGGACATACAGGCCGAACCAGATCAGTCCCACGAAGTGCCAGTAGAGCGCGCAGACCTCGATCTTCCGCTGCCTGCTGTCCGGGACCCACAGCTCTCTCTGTCTCAGGGCGATCACCAGCAACCAGACGACACCGGACAGGGCGTGCGCGGCGTGCACGCCGGTCAGCATGTAAAAGGTCGTCCCGTACGTCGTTCCGGTGAACGACAGGCCGCCGCGCACGAGCAGGGTCCACTGGGCCGCCTGAAGCCCGAGGAACAGGACCCCGAGGGCGGCGGCGACGACCAGCCAGCGTCGGAGTCCGCGCGCGTCGAGCGAGCGCAGCGCCCGGACAGCCCGGTGCAAGGCCAGGCTCGACAGAGCGATGACGACCGTGTTGAACCCGGCCAGCCGGACCGGCAGCCGGGGCATCCCGGGGCTCGGCCAGGCGGGGCTCGCATAGCGCAGGACGAGGTAGCCGCCGACGAGCCCGGCGAACAGCATCGTTCCCGCCATCAGGAAGACGAGAGTGGCGACGCGGTGATTGGCGATCGCCGGGGGATGAGCGGTCTCCCGGTCGGAAAGGAGATGGTTTTTCATCCGGTTCCCAGGCTACCGCAGCGGAGGCATGGTCCGGTCGAGGGCCATGAGGCAGAGGAGGGCCGGCAGGTAGACGACCGAGGCCAGAAGCATTCGCCGCGCGGCCCGGGCCGAGGCGTCCACGAGGATCGGGACGGCGAAGGCGGTCAGGCCCAGTCCGAGGACGATGGCGCCGCAGAAATACACGACGCCGGTCACGTCCAGCATCGTCGGGACGAGACTCAACGGCAGGAGGACCAGGCAGTGCGCCAGGATCTGGCGGCCGGTCGCGCTCCCCGCCTCATCCACCACCGGGAGCAGCCGGAACCCGCCGCGGGCGTAGTCGTCCTTGTACAGCATGGCGATCGCCAGCGCATGCGGCAACTGCCACACGAACAGGATGGCGAAGAGCGCCACGCCGCCCGCGGCGACGTCCCCGTGTGCCGCGGTCCAGCCGCCGAGCGGAGGGAGCGCGCCGGGGATCGCCCCGACCAGCGTGCAGAGCGTCGTGATCCGCTTCAGCGGCGTGTACACGAACACGTAGCTGAGGAGGGTCAGGGCGGCCAGTCCGGCGGTCATCAGATTGACCGTCAGCACGAGATGCAGGAGTCCGGCGACCGAAATGACGGCGGCGAACAGGAGCGCGTGCCCCGGATCCAGCCGCCCGGCAGGCAGAGGCCGCAGGCGCGTACGCAGCATGCGGCCGTCCTCCTGGCGCTCCACATACTGGTTGAGGGCGCTCGTGCCGGCGGCGACCAGGGCCGTCCCGAGGAGCGTGTTGAGGAGGAGGACGATATCAAGCGGACCCTTCGAGCCGAGGTAGAAACCGACGAGTGTCGTGACCAGGACCAGCGAGGTCACGCGCGGCTTGGTCAGCTCCAGAAAATCGGCCGCCCGCTCACGAGCCCCGATGCGGGAGAAAGGGCGGGCGGCCTCGTACGACGCGCTCATACCGGGCTTCCCGTGGCACGGGCGGGGATGATCGGAACAGCCGCATCCCGGCGCCCCCTGTCCGGCGCCTCCACCGCGAGGCGCAGTACCGCGGGACGCGCGGCGCGCACCGTCAGCACGAGGCAGGTGGCCAGAAGAAGGGCTCCGACGACGACGTGTGCCGTCGCCGGCAGGACCGCCAGACGGGTCAGCACCGTGGTGGCACCGAGAGCGATCTGCAGGACGACCAGGCCCACCGCCAGGCGCGCCGGGCGGACCAGATCGACTCGCGCCGAACGGCGCCGCAGGAAGGGCGCGGCGGAGACACACACCGCGGCGGCGACCACGATCGCCATCACCCGGTGCGCGAAGTGGACGGCGATCTCGAACGACTGCAGCGGAGGGACCAGCCGGCCGAAGGACAGAGGCACGTCCGGGATCGCCAGGCCGGCGCCGGTGTGCCGCATCACTGCCCCCAGGATCAGCTGGGCGTACACCAGGCCGGTCGCGACCGCCGCCGGGATCCACGGCGCCGGCCCATCCCCGGGGCGCGTCGGCGGCGGCTCGAGGTACTCTCTCGAGGTGCAGACCGCCAGCAGCACGACGATGCAGAAGAATCCCTGCGCCAGGCAGGCGTGCAGGACCGAGACCGAGGGGGGCAGTCGCAGGAGCACCGTCAGTCCGCCCAGGAGGCCCTGCGCCACGACCGCTCCGATCGCCAGATAGGACAGGCGTCTCACCCAGGCCCGCGGCTCGCTCCGGCCGAACCAGACGGCCAGGCCGATGGTCAGGAGGCCGACCAGGGCGGCGATGAGCCGGTGGCCGTGCTCGAACAGCACCCCGCCCGTCATCGGAGGGAAGAGCCTGCCGAACGACAATGGCCAGTCCGGCACGGCGAGCCCGGAGCCGGTGCTGGTAACCAGCCCACCGGCGACGAGCAGGACCGCCGTGGCGCAGGCACAGACGACGGCATAGCGATGCCGCCTTCGATCGAAGGGAACCATCAGGCGCGTGCCGGAGCCGTGGTCGCCCTTGGCGGAACGGGCACCCCCAGCGGGCGATCCTGCGGCAGGAAATCCTCGGTCACCTCGGGAGAGCTGTACTCGTACGGTCCGCGGTAGACCGTGGGAATCTTCTCCCCCCAGTTGAGGTGAGGCGCGGGGGACGGGGTCGACCACTCCAGAGAGTTCGCGTTCCAGGGATTGCGCCCCGCCTCCCGACCCGCGAACAGGCTGTAGATGAAGTTGGCGGCGAACAGGATCTGCGTCGCTCCGAGGAGGAAGGCGTTGACGCTGATGAACTCGTTCATCGGCTGCAGGGGCTTCAGGAACTCGTACAGCGTCGGGTCGAAGATGCGCCGCATGTGCCCGGCCATCCCCAGGATGTGCATCGGGAAGAAGGTCAGGTTGAAGAACAGGAACGACAGGAGGGCGTGCACGGTGTTGACCGTCTGGTTCATCATGCGGCCGAACATCTTCGGGTACCAGTAATTGATCGCCGCGAACACGCCGAACAGGCTCCCTCCGAACAGCACGTAGTGCAGGTGGGCCACGATGAAGTAGGTGTCATGGATGAACATGTCTACGGGCGTCGAGGCCATGAAGATTCCGCTCAGCCCGCCGACGATGAAGGTGGAGACGAAGGCCAGCGCGTTGAGCATCGCGGGGGTGAAATGGATCGAGCCGCGCCACAGGGTGCCGAGCCAGTTGAACGTCTTGATCGCCGAGGGCACGGCGATGACCATGGTCGAGATCATGAACGCCGTGCCGAGCGCCGGGTTCATGCCGCTCTGGAACATGTGATGGCCCCAGACGATGAACCCCAGCCCGGCGATCCCCATGAGGGAGTAAACCATCGCCTTGTAGCCGAAGACCGGCTTCCGAGCGAAGGTCGAGAGGATGTCCGACACGAAGCCCATGGACGGCAGGATCATGATGTAGACCGCCGGGTGCGAGTAGAACCAGAACAGGTGCTGCCAGAGGAGGACCTGCCCGCCGCCGGCCGGGTTGAAGAAGTGCGTGCCGAGCGTCCGATCGAACAACAGCATGCCGAGGGCGGACGCCAGGACCGGGGTGGCCATCAGCTGCAGGATGGCCGTGATGAACAGCGCCCACACCGACAGCGGCATGCGGAAGAAGTGCATGCCGGGGGCGCGCATGTTCACGATCGTGGTGATGTAGTTCACCGCCCCCATGATCGAGGAGGTTCCGAGGATGAGGACGCCGACGATCCAGAGCGTCTGGCCGAGCCCCACCCCGGTGTATTGCGGGTCGGCGCTGAGGGGCGGGTAGGCGGTCCATCCGGTCGCCGCGGTGCCGCCCTCCACGAAGAACGAGGAGGCGACGATCGAGCCGCCGGTCAGCGAGACCCAGAAGGACAGCATGTTCAGCTTCGGGAACGCCATGTCCCTGGCGCCGATCATCAGGGGAATGAGGAAATTCCCGAACGCCCCCGCGAGGATCGGGATGATCACCAGGAAGATCATGATCGATGCGTGCATGGTGAAGATTGCGTTGTAGTGCGCGGGGTCGGCGGGGTTCCAGCTCTCGGGAAGCACCGAGGCCAGCGGGATCTCCTTGTCCGGGAAGCCGAGCTGCCAGCGCACGATCATCGCGAGGAAGCCCCCGAGGATCATGAACGTGAGGCTCATGAACAGGAACTGGATGCCGATGATCTTGTGGTCCTGGGAGAAGATGTACTTCGAGACGAAGGATTGCTTGTGCGGCTCGTGGTGCTCTGCGGCCATCGGGGCGCGACCTCCGGATTGACTCATGCGGGCGGGACTTCCGCCGGGACGACGTTCGCCTCCTGTTCCTTCAGCCACTTCGCGAAGGCGTCCGGCTCCAGCACGGTGAGCTGGCCGCGCATCGTGCCGTGTCCGAAACCGCACAGCTCGGCGCAGGCGATCTCGTACATGCCGGTCTTCGTGGGCTGCACCCAGACATCGATGGTCAGCCCGGGGACCGCGTCCTGCTTCAGACGGAACGCCGGCACGAAGAAGCTGTGGATGACGTCCTTGGACCGCAGCCGGATCTTCACGGGCTCGTTCACGGGGAGGCTCATCTCGTTGTGGATCACCACGTCGTCGGGCGTCTCGAACTTCCCGTCGGCCCCCTTGTAGTGGATTTCCCAGTCGAACTGCGAGGCGATCACCACGATCTCCTGGTCCGTCGCCGGGATGTGCTCCTTGATGTCCCCCCACAGACGCTTGCTGCTCAGCCCCAGCGCCACCAGCATCACGGCGGGCACCACCGTCCAGACCACCTCGAGTCTCGAGTTGCCGTGCGTGTAGGTGGCGCGCACGCCCTGACGGGCGCGGTAGCGGAGGGCGAAATAGAACAGGATCCCCTCCGTGAGGACGAAGGCGGTTCCCGTGACCGCGAGGATCACGTAGAACATCGTGTCGATGCTCGCGCTGTAGGTCGAAACGCCTTCGGGCAGCCAGTGCATGAAGTCGGCTTCTCCTCGGGGCAGGTGCTTCCTGGGCGACCGCCGGTTTATACGCGACCGGGACACGCCAAGTCAAGAGTTTCGCCGCATCCGGCCGGTTGCCGGAGGGGGCCGCACGAGGCCCCGGGCGAGGGGGTGTATGATGACGCCCCTCATGAGCTCTCCCGCCGCGGTCGCGGTCCATGGGCTGGTGCACGATTACGGCGCGTCCCGTGTCCTGCGCGGCGTCGACTTCACCGTCGGCCAGGGGGAGATCTTCGGTCTGCTGGGACCGAACGGTGGCGGCAAGACGACGCTGTTCCGCATCCTCGCGACCCTGATGCGACCGGTCGGCGGGCGGGCCCTCGTCTTCGGGCACGACGTGGTGCGGGAGGCGCGCGAAGTGCGCCGGTCGATCGGCGTCGTGTTCCAGTCGCCGGCCCTCGATCGCAGGCTCACGGTGCGGGAGAACCTCGACGTGCAGGGTCGACTCTACGGACTGGGCGGCGGAGATCTCCGCAGGACCACGGACGAGATGCTGGAACGCCTGCGCCTGCTGGACCGGGCGGAGAGCCGGGTGGATCGACTGTCGGGCGGACTGATGCGTCGCGCCGAGATCGCCAAGGGGCTCCTGCATAGGCCGCGTCTCCTGCTGATGGACGAGCCGTCCTCCGGGCTCGACCCGGGCGCGCGTCAGGACCTGTGGGACCTCCTGCGCGATCTGCGCGAGCGCTTCGGAACGACCCTCCTCCTGACCACGCACCTGATGGAGGAGGCGGATCGCTGCGATCGGCTGGCGATCCTGAGCGAGGGGACGCTGGTGGCCGTGGGCACGCCGCGCGCGCTGAAGAGCGAGATCGGCGGCGACGTCATCGTCATCGCGACCGGCGCACCGGCCGAGGTGCGCGACGGGATCGAGAGCCGCTTCGGCGGCCCCGTGCAGGTCGTGGATGGCACGGTCCGTCTCGAGCGGCCCCGTGGTCACGAGCTGATCCCGCGCATCGTGGAGGCGTTCGCGGATCGCATCGACGCCGTGACGCTGGGGAGACCGACGCTGCTGGACGTCTTCATCCACAAGACGGGGCACCGCTTCCTGGGGGACCAGGCGGCATGAGACCGCCGTTCGGAGCCGTCCGGGCCCTCGTGTGGCGCGAGGTGATCCGCTTCCTGCGGGACCGCAACCGGGTCCTCGGGGCCCTGCTGCAGCCGATCATGTTCTGGGCGCTGTTCGGATCGGGTCTCAGGGCCTCGTTCCACCCGCCGGTGCCCGGCGGCTCGATTCCGTACGAGGAGTACTTCTTCCCCGGCGTGGTCGTGATGATCCTCCTGTTCACCGCGATCTTCTCCACGGTGTCGATCATCGAAGACCGGCGCGAGGGGTTCCTGCAGTCCGTCCTGGTGGCGCCGGTCCCCCGCTCGATCGTCGTTCTCGGCAAGGTCCTGGGCGGGACCTGCCTGGCGCTTGCGCAGGGGCTGGTCCTGCTCGTCCTCGCTCCCCTGGCCGGCATCGGGCTCACTCCCGCCGTGCTGGGCGAGTCGTGCCTGGTTCTGATCCCACTGGCCTTCGCCCTGACGGCCCTGTCGTTCTGCATCGCCTGGCGCATGGAATCGACGCAGGGGTTTCACGCCGTCATGACGGTCTTCCTGATGCCCCTGTGGCTCCTGTCCGGGGCGCCGTTCCCGTCCCTCGGTGCGCCCGCGTGGCTGCGGGCGCTCATCCTGGCGAACCCGGTGACTTACGGCCTGGCGGCGCTGCGTCGCGTGCTCTACCCGGCCACGGCACCGGTCGTGGCGGGCCTGCCGTCGCTGGGTCTGTCGCTCGTCGTGACGCTCGCGTTCTGCCTCCTGACGTTCGGCGGCGCCCTGACCCTGGCTCGCCGCACCACGCGCTCGGCAGGCGCATGAGCGTGTCCGAGCTGCCGGCGCTGAACGCCTCGCTGAACGCGGCGAGCGCAGTCCTCCTGTCATTCGGATACGTCTGCATAAGACGAAGGCGGATCGCGGCGCACCGCGTCTGCATGCTCCTGGCGCTCCTGACGTCGGCGCTCTTCCTCGCGTCGTACCTCACCTACCACTACCATGCCGGCTCCATGCCTTTCCGGGGAACCGGCTGGACCCGACCCGCCTATTTCACCCTCCTGATCAGTCATACGATCCTCGCGGCCGCCGTCGTGCCGCTGGCCCTGGTCACGGTGACGCGGGCCGCGAGGGGACGCTTCGACCGGCACGTCGCTATCGCGCGCTACACGCTGCCGATCTGGATGTACGTGTCCATCACCGGGGTCGTCATCTACGTGGTGCTGTACGGTCTCGCCTGGCCCCGGCCCTGAGGAGCGCCTGTGGCTCTGTTGTTCTCGAAGATGTGGCGCACCGGGATCGTCACCGAGGATCTCGGCCCCGGCGGTCCTGAGACGCTGCGCGTGGCGCGCGCGATCGAGGAGCGCACGCGACTCCTCCTGGGGCGGTCCCTCGCGATCCGCGAGGTCGACGCCGGCTCCTGCAACGGCTGCGAAATCGAGATCACCGCCCTCGCCAGCCCCGTCTACGACTGCGAGCGCTTCGGCGTCCGCTTCGTGGCCTCGCCCCGCCACGCCGACATGCTCCTCGTCACCGGGCCCGTGACACGCAACATGGAGCTGCCGCTGCGCAAGACCTGGGAGGCGACCCCCGACCCGAAGCTCGTCGTCGCCGTGGGCGACTGCGCCCGCACCTGCGGCGTGTTCGCCTCGTCTTATGCGGTCATCGGAGGCGTCGACCGGGTGGTCCCGGTCGATCTGTTCGTCGACGGCTGCCCGCCGGAGCCTGCCGACATCCTGCGCGGCATCCTGATGGCGCTCGACCGCCTGCCGGGACGGGCATGACCTCGACCGATGCGGTGATCGGCTGTCTCGTGGTGATGGGGGCCGGCTACCTGGGGGCGGCCCTGCTGGCCGTGCTGCGCGCCGGTCGCAGGTCGGGTGTGGCTCTGGTCACATGCGGATCGGTGGCGGGCTCCGCCGCGGCGATCCTGGCGCTTCTGTCGGACGCGCAGGCCGGCCTGGGGTTCCCATCGCCCCTACCCGATCTCGCGCTCGTCTTCCATCTCGATGCCCTCGGCGCCGCGTTCCTCCTCCTGATCGGACTCGTCGGCGCGCCGGCGGCAATCTACTCGCTCGAATACGCGCCCGGCGGCCACTCCGCCGGAGGCGGCCGGCTCGCCGGGACGATGCTTCCCCTGTTCCTGCTCTCCATGAGTCTCGTCGTCCTGGCCGCGAACGTCTTCACGTTCCTGCTTTCGTGGGAAGGGATGTCGCTCGCTTCGTACCTCCTGGTGATCGACGAGGGAGACTCCCGCGAGCGCCGGAGCGCCGGCCGCTGGTACGCCGGGATGGCGCACGCCGGATTCGCCCTGATCGCGGCCGCGTTGTGGCTTCTGGGTGCCAAGACCACGGGGGCGACCTTCGTCGAGATTCGCGAGGCGGCCGCGACTCTTCCATCCGTGGTTCGCGATGTCGTCTTCCTGCTGGCGCTCTCCGGCTTCGGCTCGAAAGCGGGTCTCGTCCCCCTGCACGTCTGGCTGCCGCGGGTCCACCCCGAGGCGCCCAGCCATGTGTCGGCGCTGATGTCCGGCGTCATGCTCAAGCTGGGGATCTACGGGCTCCTGCGCGTCGGCCTCGATCTCCTGGGGGGCGGACCGGCGTGGTGGGGCGGTCTTCTTCTTGCGCTCGGGGTGATGTCCGCGCTGGGCGGCATCCTTTCGGCCCTCGTCGAGAACGACCTGAAACGCCTTCTGGCGCACAGCAGCGTCGAGAACATCGGCATCATCTGCATCGCTCTCGGCATCGGGTTCGTGTTCCGGGCCTGCGGCATGACCGGGCTCGCCATCCTGGCGCTGGCGGCGGCGCTGTACCACGCGATCAATCACGCGGCGTTCAAGGGTCTCCTGTTCCTCGGCTCGGGCGCAATCCTGCAGGCGACCGGTACGCGCAACATGGAGGAGATGGGGGGACTCATCAAGAGGATGCCGCGGACGGCGGCCCTGTTCCTGATCGGCGCCGCGGCCATCGCGGCGTTGCCGCCGCTCAATGGGTTCGCCAGCGAATGGATGATCTTCCAGTCCCTCCTCGCCGGGGCCACCCTCCCCTATCCGTTCATGGCCGCGATGATGGCCGTGGCCGCGGGCATACTGGCGCTCACCGGCGGACTCGCGGCCGCCTGCTTCGTCAAGGCGTTCGGCATCCCCTTCCTTGCGATGCCGCGCTCGCTCCGATCCGCCGAGGCGCGGGAAGCGCCCTCATCGATGCAGCTCGCGATGGGCGTGCTCGCCACGGCCTGCGTCCTGCTCGGAGTCCTGCCCTTCCTGATGGCGCCGCTCCTGTCGAACGCCTTCCGCGATCTGCCGGGACTGTCCGGCGTCCAGGCCGCCTTCAGGATAGGCGTCGTGATGGAGGCGGGACCGGGCGCGGCCGGCGTCTCTCCGACCATCCTGGCCCTGTGCCTGCTGGTCGCGGGCGCTCTCCTGCCGTGTGCCCTGCTCGCGATCGGCGCGGCGCGTACCGCGCGGCGGGCGGAGACCTGGGGCTGCGGCCGCGCCACACAGACGGCGCGCATGGAATACACCAGTACAGCCTTCGCCGAGCCGCTGCGCCGGGTGTTCACCGATCTCTACAGGCCGACGAAGGACATCGCGATCGATTTTCACCCGGAGTCGAAGTACTTCGTGCGCTCGATCCAGTACAAGAGCAGTATCCGGACCTGGCTGGAGAATACCTTCTACAGACCCCTGTTCGACCTTGCGCGACCTCTGGCGGGCACCGGGCGGCTCATCCAGAGCGGTTCGCTGCACGTGTACGTCGCCTACATCGTGGCGGCGCTCCTGCTCCTCCTGCTGCTCGCGAGGTGGCTGTGATGGTCCCTTACCTGCTCGAGGGGCTGCAAGGGTTCCTGACCCTGGCGCTTTCGCCTGGACTCATCGGGTTCGTCCGCCTGCTCAAGGCGCGCATGCAGGGACGGCGCGGGCCGGGGATCCTCCAGCCGTACCGCGATCTCGCGAAGCTTCTGAACAAGGAGCGGGTCGTCTCGACGCAGGCGTCCTGGATCTTCCACGCCGCCCCCGGCATCCTGTTCGCCTCGACGCTCGTCGCCGGTCTCCTGGTGCCCCTCGTCGCCGCTCCCCTGCCTCTCGACCGTGTCGGCGATCTCGTGGTCGTGGTGTACCTGCTTCTCCTCGGCACCTTTTTCCTGGCCCTCGCCGGGCTCGACACGGCCTCGGCCTTCGGGGGGATGGGTTCCAGCCGGGCCATGACGATCGCCGCTCTGGCCGAGCCCACGATTGCCCTGGCGATCTTCGGCATGGCGGTGGCGGCCGGCTCGACCAATCTGGGGGAGATCGTGGCGCGCACCCTCAGCCATCCCGAGGCGACCCTCAGCGCCGGCCATCTGATGGCCTTCGCGGCCCTGTTCATCGTCATGCTGGCGGAGACCGGCCGCCTGCCGGTGGACAACCCCGCGACCCATCTCGAGCTCACGATGATCCACGAGGCGATGACCCTGGAATATTCGGGCCCCTATCTGGCCCTGGTGGAGTGGTCCGGGCAGATGAAGTTCTTCTTGTTCCTGGCGCTCCTGTCGAACCTGGTCTTCCCCTGGGGCGTGTCGGTCGAGATGACGCCGGGGGCGATCCTCGTCGGAGTCGGGGCCCTCGTCCTCAAGCTCGTCGTCCTGGCCACCGGTCTCGCGATCCTCGAGACCCGGCTGTCGAAGCTGCGCCTGTTCCGCGTCCCCGAGCTCCTGGGTGTTTCGTTCCTCCTGGCGCTTCTGGCGATCACCTCCTCATTCCTGGTGAGGTAAAACGATGTCCGCCGAAATCTTCGCGCGCCTCGTGACCCTGGCTTCGAGTCTCGTCCTCCTCTCCGGGATCTCCGTCCTGTGGCGGCACAGTCTGCCGGCCTATATCCGGACGTTCGCGCGCCAGTCGTTTCTGTTCGTCCTGGCGATCCTTCTGGTGGCGGTGCAGGTCTCCGACGTCCAGCTCTACGTCGTCGCCGCGCTGGTGTTCGTGATCAAGGCGGTGTTCATCCCCCGCGTCCTGCGCCGCGTGCAGCGCCACGTCGGCGCCGACATCGAAGTCCGCCCGTACGTCAACACTCCCGTGAGCCTCCTGCTCGCGGGTGTCCTGACCCTCCTGTCGTATGCCGTCGCCTCGCCGGTCGTGAACCTGGGCGCCCTGCCGACGCGCGGAGGAATCCCGCTGGCGCTGGCGACGGTGTTCGTTGGCCTCCTCATCATCGTCAGCCGCAAGAGCGCTCTCACGCAGATCATCGGGTTCCTGGTGATGGAGAACGGCATCGCGCTGCTCGCGATCCTCGCGACATTCGGCGTCCCTCTCATCGTGGAGCTCGGCGTGTTCCTGGATGTCCTTCTGGGCGTCCTGGTCATGCAGGTGTTCGTGTACCGCATCCGTGAGACGTTCGACACGATCGACGTCGATCGCCTCAAGCACCTGAGGCATTGAGACGATGCTGCTGATCGCCCTGCTCCTGTGTCCGCTGCTGGCGGCCGCCGTGGCGCTCCCCGGGCTCCTCGGCCCGCGCCTTGCGGAGAGGACCGGCGCCCTTCTGTCGGGGCTGGCGTTTCTGCTGTCGCTGGTCGTCGCGGCCCGCGTCGCGGCGGAGGGGGTCGTGTCGATAGGTCCCGAGGAGTTCCTGCGCGCCGACGGACTGTCGGCAATCCTCCTGCTCATCGTGACGGGGGTCGCCTGGGTTGCGATGCAGTTCGGCGCAGGGGAAGACGCCCTCGGCCGCCGCTACCTCGTTCTGTCCCACACGTTCGTGTTCACCATGCTGCTGGCCGTGCTCATCAACAACCTCGGCATCATGTGGGTGGCCATCGAGGCGACGACCATCGCGACCGCCTTCCTCGTCGGTCTGCACCGCACCCGCTCGGCCCTCGAGGCGTCCTGGAAGTACATCCTGATCGGTTCGGTCGGCATCGCCCTGGCCTTCATCGGGACGGTCCTCTCGTACTTCAACTTCGTGCAGCGGATCGGCGACCTGTCGTACGCCCTTCACTGGACCGTCCTGTCGCGCGTCGCGGCCGGGCTGGACCCCGACGTGACCCGCCTGGCGTTCGTGTTCCTCCTTGTCGGCTACGGGACCAAGGCGGGGCTGGCTCCGATGCACACGTGGCTTCCGGACGCGCATTCGGAGGCGCCCGCCACGATCTCGGCCATGATGTCGGGGTCGCTCCTGGCGGTCGCCTTCTACGCCATCCTGCGCTTCAAGGTCGTCGCGGACATCTGCATCGGGACCTCGTTCACGGACCACATGCTGATCCTGACTTCGGTCACGACGGTCGCGGTGGCGGCGACGCTCCTGGCCCGGCAGGCGAACTACAAGAGAATGCTTGCCTACTCGAGCGTCGAGCACATGGGCCTCATGTGCCTCGGCTCCGCGTTGGGGTCACTGGGTCTGGTGGCATCGCTCCTGCACGCCCTCACGCACGCCGCCTCGAAGTCGATGGTGTTCCTGTTGTCGGGTCGAATCCGCGAGCGCTATGGCACGACCCGCATCGGCTCCGTGCGCGGACTGCTCCGTTCCCTGCCCTG from Candidatus Dormiibacterota bacterium encodes:
- the hyfB gene encoding hydrogenase 4 subunit B, whose amino-acid sequence is MTSTDAVIGCLVVMGAGYLGAALLAVLRAGRRSGVALVTCGSVAGSAAAILALLSDAQAGLGFPSPLPDLALVFHLDALGAAFLLLIGLVGAPAAIYSLEYAPGGHSAGGGRLAGTMLPLFLLSMSLVVLAANVFTFLLSWEGMSLASYLLVIDEGDSRERRSAGRWYAGMAHAGFALIAAALWLLGAKTTGATFVEIREAAATLPSVVRDVVFLLALSGFGSKAGLVPLHVWLPRVHPEAPSHVSALMSGVMLKLGIYGLLRVGLDLLGGGPAWWGGLLLALGVMSALGGILSALVENDLKRLLAHSSVENIGIICIALGIGFVFRACGMTGLAILALAAALYHAINHAAFKGLLFLGSGAILQATGTRNMEEMGGLIKRMPRTAALFLIGAAAIAALPPLNGFASEWMIFQSLLAGATLPYPFMAAMMAVAAGILALTGGLAAACFVKAFGIPFLAMPRSLRSAEAREAPSSMQLAMGVLATACVLLGVLPFLMAPLLSNAFRDLPGLSGVQAAFRIGVVMEAGPGAAGVSPTILALCLLVAGALLPCALLAIGAARTARRAETWGCGRATQTARMEYTSTAFAEPLRRVFTDLYRPTKDIAIDFHPESKYFVRSIQYKSSIRTWLENTFYRPLFDLARPLAGTGRLIQSGSLHVYVAYIVAALLLLLLLARWL
- a CDS encoding ABC transporter permease, whose translation is MRPPFGAVRALVWREVIRFLRDRNRVLGALLQPIMFWALFGSGLRASFHPPVPGGSIPYEEYFFPGVVVMILLFTAIFSTVSIIEDRREGFLQSVLVAPVPRSIVVLGKVLGGTCLALAQGLVLLVLAPLAGIGLTPAVLGESCLVLIPLAFALTALSFCIAWRMESTQGFHAVMTVFLMPLWLLSGAPFPSLGAPAWLRALILANPVTYGLAALRRVLYPATAPVVAGLPSLGLSLVVTLAFCLLTFGGALTLARRTTRSAGA
- a CDS encoding ATP-binding cassette domain-containing protein is translated as MSSPAAVAVHGLVHDYGASRVLRGVDFTVGQGEIFGLLGPNGGGKTTLFRILATLMRPVGGRALVFGHDVVREAREVRRSIGVVFQSPALDRRLTVRENLDVQGRLYGLGGGDLRRTTDEMLERLRLLDRAESRVDRLSGGLMRRAEIAKGLLHRPRLLLMDEPSSGLDPGARQDLWDLLRDLRERFGTTLLLTTHLMEEADRCDRLAILSEGTLVAVGTPRALKSEIGGDVIVIATGAPAEVRDGIESRFGGPVQVVDGTVRLERPRGHELIPRIVEAFADRIDAVTLGRPTLLDVFIHKTGHRFLGDQAA
- a CDS encoding NADH-quinone oxidoreductase subunit B family protein; protein product: MALLFSKMWRTGIVTEDLGPGGPETLRVARAIEERTRLLLGRSLAIREVDAGSCNGCEIEITALASPVYDCERFGVRFVASPRHADMLLVTGPVTRNMELPLRKTWEATPDPKLVVAVGDCARTCGVFASSYAVIGGVDRVVPVDLFVDGCPPEPADILRGILMALDRLPGRA
- a CDS encoding DUF420 domain-containing protein — protein: MSVSELPALNASLNAASAVLLSFGYVCIRRRRIAAHRVCMLLALLTSALFLASYLTYHYHAGSMPFRGTGWTRPAYFTLLISHTILAAAVVPLALVTVTRAARGRFDRHVAIARYTLPIWMYVSITGVVIYVVLYGLAWPRP
- a CDS encoding NADH-quinone oxidoreductase subunit H; protein product: MVPYLLEGLQGFLTLALSPGLIGFVRLLKARMQGRRGPGILQPYRDLAKLLNKERVVSTQASWIFHAAPGILFASTLVAGLLVPLVAAPLPLDRVGDLVVVVYLLLLGTFFLALAGLDTASAFGGMGSSRAMTIAALAEPTIALAIFGMAVAAGSTNLGEIVARTLSHPEATLSAGHLMAFAALFIVMLAETGRLPVDNPATHLELTMIHEAMTLEYSGPYLALVEWSGQMKFFLFLALLSNLVFPWGVSVEMTPGAILVGVGALVLKLVVLATGLAILETRLSKLRLFRVPELLGVSFLLALLAITSSFLVR